From the Paenibacillus tianjinensis genome, the window CGCATCCCAGACTGCTGTTTCAATCCCGTTTGCCTGCAGGGTATTCTGCAGAATGCCGGCCATTTTTTTGGTATTGTTTTTGAGTGTGGTGTACACGATAGCTGCTTTTTTCCCCTGTGTCGTCTCACGGCTCAGCTCGGCGTACAAATCAATATATTTGCGTACATCTTCCCGGATAATAAATCCGTGCGAAGGGGCGATCATTTCGATTTCCAGATCCTTAACGGCTTCAATCAGCGTTCTTACATATCTTCTGTGGGGATGGATAATGGCATTGTAGTAACCCTTGAAGTCTTCTGTAATGTCGAACCCGGCTTCATCGCTGAACAGCTTCCCGACAGCAACATGTGTGCTGAATATATCGCAGGGGAACAGGATTTTGTCTTCCACACAGTAAGTAATCATTGTCTCTGCGGTATGAAGGTACGGCGTTTCTTTGAACAGGAGCGTTTTGCCGCCAATGTCCAGCGTATCTCCATCCTTCACCACCAGGAAGTTGCGGGCATGAAGCTTGTACATTTCCTGAAGCTCCGGCACAGCAATCTCTGTGCAGACAATTGTGGCGTTAGCCGCCCGGGAAGCCAATGCTGCAAGTCCGCCGGAATGATCGGGTTCGGTATGGTTAATCACAATGAATGAAATGTCCAAAGGATCGATCAGCTCTTCCATCCGGTCCGCATATTCCCGGCCAAATTCCATATCCACGGTATCGATGACAGTCGGCTTGCCGGTTTTCAGCAGGTATGAATTATAGGTGGTTCCTTTACTCAGTACAAGACGGTGGAAGGGAACCTCCCGGTTGTCGATTTTGCCTACCCAATACGTATCTTTTGCAATCTTAATTTCAGTGTTGTTCATCTGTTAGCCCTCCTGATTGATAATGTTTATCAGCAACCTCATTCTATAATGGCCGCCAATTCAAAAGGAGGATTTGAATCAAATTTTGAAAGTTTCAAAACAGATGTCCATAACCTGAATATACACTATGGCTGAAAAAGCGTTATGCGTCTGGTCACGTTAAGCAGTGTTAATAGAGTTTGTTATATATAGCAGCAAGACAAATACCCCTTCAGCAAACGAGGGGCATTTTTTGCACATTATGCAATTTTGCACTTTGGGCAAAATTATGATTTAATGGAGGATAGTAATAGAGTGTTATCTTTATTCAATCAGGGAAAGGAGGGTATTTGAAACTTGAATCCCAAGCTCACACTGCGCGACAAAAAAAAGGAAGCTACCACCTTTGCTTTGGCCGAGGCTGCCTTTGAACTGGCCCTTGTGCGGGGGATGGACGGCTTCATCGTTGACGATATTGTCCAGCAGGCAGGCGTTTCCCGGCGGACCTTTGCCAATTACTTCTCTTGCAAAGAGGAAGCGGTAGCGGCGTACTTTATGAGCAGTGCTTCGAAAGAGGATCAGAACATGCTGTTGGCAGGCTTGCCTCCCGATGCAACGCCGTTGGATGCCTTATACTGTCTCCTTAAGCTGCAGTTCACTTCTGCATTTCTGCATAAACTGCGGCAGTTTGTATCGCTGGCGAATCAATATCCCACACTTGAGCCTTATCTCCTCAGCGTATTCCACCGCTTACAGATTGCCGCACAGGAGGTACTGGAACAGTTCACCCGCGGGCGTTACACCGACGGATATACCCACCTGCTTGCCGGTGCCGTCTATGGGGCGTTCATTCCGATTATGGACGGACGGCTCAATGTACTGCTGCCGGGAGAAGCACAGGATGAACGCTCCAGTGCTATATCGTTCGATCATTATTTGAATTCGATGTTTGGTTATTTACGAAAAGGCTTCTAAACCAGAGATAAAAAGGAGAAACCATCACATGTCCACATTTCTGTACCGATTGGGAAAATCGGCGTATTCCAAACCATGGTATTTCCTCACGGCCTGGATCATCGTTCTCGGCGTTGTAGGCGCCCTGCTCGGCGTTAATGGCATCCAGTCCAGCTCCGAAATGAAGATTGAAGGCACTGAATCGCAAAAAGTGCTGGATATGCTGGCCGATGAACTCCCTGCTGCCGCCGGCGGCCAGGCGAGCGTCGCCTTCACTACACCGGACGGAGAACGTCTGGACACACCAGAACGGGTAGCCCTGCTCCAGAAGGCTATCAATGAAGTCTACAGCATGGATTATATTATCAATCCTGCTAAGCTTGCCGCCGAGGCCGCCGCTGCTGCGGGCCAAGCTGCCGGCGCTGATCCTTCGGCTGCGGCCGGGCAGACGGCTGCTGCTGATCCTTCGGCTGCGGCCGGCCAAGCTGCCGGCGCTGATCCTTCGGCCGCGGCCGGGCAGGCTGCCGCTGCTGATCCTTCGGCCGCGGCCGGCCAAGCTGCTGCAGCTCCTTATGGCCCGCTGCTGGCTGACGGTGTTCCGGTTCCCGGCGTCATGCTGTCCGCAGACGGCAGCATCGCCCTGTTCCAGTTCCAGTTCACCGTTCAGCAAACGTCCCTGCCTTCGGATGTACCGGATAACGTCATCAAAGCCGTGACCGAAGTCGAGCAGGCAGGCTCAGGCATCACTGCTATTCCTAGTGATTCCCTAAAGAGCACGCCTTCGATCGGATCGACGGAGGCAGTCGGCGTAGTCGTCGCAGCCGTGGTGCTGTTCATTACGCTAGGCTCGGTTGTTGCTGCCGGCCTGCCGCTGATCACTGCGCTCCTCGGCGTTGCAATCAGCGTCGGAGGTGCCTTTGCCCTCTCGAGCGTAATCCAGATGAATGACATTACGCCGATTCTCGCCGTTATGATCGGTCTGGCAGTCGGCATCGACTACTCGCTGTTTATCGTAAACCGGCAGCGCAGGCTGATTCTGGATGAGAATTTAAGCGCACGCGAAGCGGCTAGCCGGGCAGTCGGTACCGCTGGCAGCGCCGTATTTTTCGCCGGGTTGACCGTCATTATCGCCCTGTGCGGCATGCTGGTCATCGGCATCGGCTTCTTGTCGACCATGGCGCTAGTTGCCGCTGTCACCGTGCTGATCACCGTCCTGCTGTCGTTAACCCTGCTGCCTGCACTGCTGGGTCTGGTCGGTGAGCGGATCTGCTCTGCCAAGGCCCGCACGAAGAAGTCCGCCTCCGGACACAAATCCAATCACGGATTCTCACACCGCTGGGCGAACTTCACAGTGAAATACCGCTGGATCATCATCGTTCTGGTAGTTCTGGTACTTGGCACAGCCGCAATTCCGGTCACGAAAATGGAGCTCGGCATTCCGTCCGGCGCCTCGGCTAACCTGGATACCCCGGCACGCCAAAGCTATGACATCATCTCCAAAGGCTTTGGCGAAGGATTTAACGGACCGCTGCTGCTGGTCGCCCAGCCAAACAACCCGTCCGACAAAATCTCTATGCAGACAATGGGTAAGCTGGTTCAGGAGCTGCAGATGCATGATAATGTCACGCTGGTGTCCCCGATGGGCGTCAACGCAACAGGTGATATTGCCATTATCAGCCTGATTCCAAAAACAGGCCCAACCGATACAGAAACAAGAGATCTGGTGCAGGAGCTGCGCGATCCCGCCTACAGCCTCGCATCAGAGAACAATATTACCCTTGGAGTGACCGGCTTTACCGCTATTAATATCGACATGTCCTCCAAGCTGTCTGATGCATTCCCTGTGTATATCGGCATCATCGTCATCCTGTCGCTGATTATTCTGCTGCTCGTATTCCGTTCGGTCATCGTACCGGTCAAAGCGACAGTCGGTTTTATTCTCAGCATTCTAGCTACCTTCGGTGTGACCACCGCCGTCTACCAGTGGGGCTGGCTGCACTCCCTGTTCGGATTCGATACCGGCGGACCGCTGCTCAGCTTCATGCCGATTCTGGTCACCGGTATTTTGTACGGTCTGGCAATGGATTACCAGGTGTTCCTGGTCAGCTCCATGCGTGAGGCTTACGTCCACGGGCGCCACGGCAACGAGAGCGTGGTGCACGGCTACGATCTTGCCAGCCGTGTTGTGCTTGCCGCAGGCATAATCATGGTCTCCGTATTCGCCGGCTTTATCTTCGCCCCTGATGCGATGATCAAGCAGATCGGCTTCGCGCTGGCCTTCGGGATCCTGATCGATGCCTTCATCATCCGCATGACGCTCGTGCCGGCCGTCATGGCTGTGTTCGGTGACAAAGCCTGGTGGCTGCCGAAAGGGCTGGACCGTCTGCTGCCGAACCTCGATGTCGAGGGCGACAAGCTGATCGCCAAGCTCCATGCCGAGAGCGGAGACAAGAAATAACAACAAGGACGGCATAATGCCGTCCCGATCTATAAAGAGCAGAGCCTGCAGACATTGTCCGCAGGCTCTGCTCTTTTCATTTATTGAAACTATATTTATGCACTGCAAAAACAATTCCTGATGAGATTCCAAGAGACACTAGCCACACTATCATATTTCGTATAGAGAACATGGACGGTTGAACACCAAAATCAACTCTTGATTGCACAGGTTCTGTTCCCGTAATTTCATATGCATTTGTCATATCAGGTACATATTCCTTGGTCATTAACATCCCTAATCCAACCTGGATTCCGGTTGTAATCAGCAGAAAACTGAACGCAAAGATCAAGCCGAGAACAAGATACTTTATCATTTTCACCGCCTTTCTTCGAAATGCTTGTTTTCATTATACACTCTGGTTAATGTCCATCCTACGAAACAAAATCTCTATGAAATCCTGTCACATTAACAGGTCCCAGCTTAATGGCGTCCCCATTTTCAGCTCTCTTTTCATTTGCTTGCCGATAAGCAGATCATAGTATTTCGGATCCAGCCCAAATCCCGGACGAATCACACTTATATTTTCCCCCGTCAACACTTCGCCAGCCTTTATATCCTTAGAAACATAAATGGACCGTCTGAATTGGAGTGAATGTTCCTCCTCCTTGGTTGGGCCGATTGCAACCTCGCCGAGTGACTTCCAGGCGGTATCCGTCTCTTTCACGAGTGCCGCAAATTCTTCAGGCTCCAAGGAAAAAGCAGCATCCACGCCGCCTTCCTCACGGTTAAGGGTAAAATGCTTTTCAATGACTGTGCTACCAAGCGCTACGCTTGCCACAGCGGCCCCAATTCCCAAGGTATGGTCAGATAGCCCAACCTGACAATGAAATACATCTCTTAAATAGGGAATGGTATTCAGATTTGACTTTTCAGGTGAAGCCGGATAACTGCTCGTGCACTTTAATAAAATATAATCATCGCAGCCTGCATCCGTAATTGTTTTTACTACATTCTCAATTTCACCAAGCGAAGCCATCCCTGTTGAAATAATCATCGGCTTTCCTTTGGATGCGACCTTTCTTAATAAAGGGATATCATTATTTTCGAAGGAGGCAATTTTGTAGCAAGCCACATCCAGAGTTTCTAAAAATTCAAGCGAGGTTTCATCAAAGGGTGTACTAAACGGAATCATCCCTAGCTTCTTACAGTATTCAAAAATCGGCTGATGCCATTCCCAGGGGGTATATGCCTCTTTGTAGAGCTCAAATAGAGACTTCCCCTTCCAGAGTCCACCCGATTCAATCCTGAAATCTCCGTCCTGGATATTCAGTGTCATCGTTTCAGGAGTGTACGTTTGAATTTTGAACGCATGTGCCCCTGCTTTTGCCGCCGCCTTAACAATATCCAGCGCCCGGTCAAGCGACTGATTATGATTCCCTGACATTTCCGCTATGATAAACGGAGGGTGGCCGTTGCCTATAAGTTTGTTACCGATTATTATTTCCTTCATTGGCACTCGTAACCTCCTAAAAGTTTTGTGTAGCATCAGCTTCATTGGAGTGTTCACGCAACAAAACTACTTCGAAAGCATATGCTCTTTCAGAAATTCACTGTGCTTCTCCCACTGTTCCTTGAACAGGCCCATTAACACCACATCAATATATTGATTATTTTTCAGAAGTTGCTTTAGCAGCCTGCCTTCTTCGGTAAACCCTAATTTGTGGTGATAGGATAGGCTCTTCCCATTAAAGTCCAGGATTTGTGCACATACCTTTCTCATCTTTCTTTCTTTAAAAATGTAATCCAAAGCCAAAATCCCCATGACCTTCCCGGACGCGCGGGGACAGGTCTGATCTCCAATATAGAATCCCCATTCACAGGTGTTGTTCTTGGGATCAATGTGTGAAAAGTTAACGAAACCAACTGGTTTTTCCTGATAAAAACACAGTTTAACTAGCCTCCCCGCATCCTTTTCCACTGCCTCTAACCAGCGGTAATGCTCCTCTAACGGAATCAAATCATCATGATTCATAAAAGGGCGGATATGGTCAGCATTACGCCATTCCCATACAAGCTCTATTTCATTCCGGCCTAAATTCCTCAAGCTGTAATCGTTAATGGATGTCATGGTCCCCCCCCATAATCCTGTCTATGACCTCATTGAATTTATCCTCTCCCATAAGCCGAAGAGCTTGTTCAGACATCTCTTTCACCAGTGACGGGCTGGTAAGCATCGTGTTTATTCCATTCATAATCTCTTTCGCCGTGACTTCAGCACTGTCACCTAAGCAACAAGTAGCCCCCTGATCGTGCACCAGTTTTGTTATTTCCCTTTGGTTATCTGCCGTCACAATGGAAAGAGAGGGTAAGCCCAAATAACACCGCTCCCAGGTGGAGCTTCCGCCTGCTCCGATGGCAAAGTCGGCCTTCCGCATTAATTCGGCCATATAATCAATCTGGCAATGAAAGAATGCGTTCGGCATAGGGTTACACATATGTTCAATGACATCCTTGTCTGTATTCATTTCACCTACTACGACATCGAGGAGTAAATTAGAATATTGGCGTTTATTTAATACTTGTAAGGTTTTTAATGTTTCATGGGTAGGGTCAGTCCCCCCAAAAAACACAAGGATTCTGTTAATACTTTCATCCCGCTCAGCTAACTGCTGCTTCACCGACCGAAATTCAGGGCGGAGTATTGCATAACTGGTCCCTACTAATTTCACGCAGCCCTCCGGGACTAAACCATGATAACGGTCCCCGGCAGATGAACGATTCTGATCCAGCAAAAGGCTGCATTGATGCGGCCGGTCGGCTAAATCATCAATCACAACCATCTTCGCAACATTCGCTTCTATTAATTTCTCCCAGCGTTGATCGATTCCGTAATGGTCAATAATCAGGCAATCTACAGGCGAAGAGGCAATAAGCATTTGCAAGGTTTCCATTGCATCTGTCTTGAAGTCCACCCGCAGCCAGGAAGTATCAGCCCGTTCACTGCGGAAAGGCAGCAACAATACAGGATAGCCTTGCTCCTTAATATAGCTTGCGAGATTCCCGGGTAAGTCCCGGCAAATGAACGACACCCTTGCTTTCCTGTTCTTAAGTTCATGGGCCAGTGTTAAACACCGCATGACATGGCCTGTACCCATTTCATAGGAAGAATCGACCCGAAAGATTATATTCATTGTTATGCTCTCCTATTACCGTCTGCTTTCTTTTGTTCGATATGAGCGTTGATCCATACCCAATCCGGATTCTCTTGCAAAAGGGTGATCACCTCATCCAGCGTGAACCCATCCCTTCTCTTCCCGCATAGAGCTGTTATCAGCCTCGCAATTAATTCAAAGTCCTCTTCCGTATCCACTGTGAGGCGATATGCGCTTAAATCTGGTGTCTGCTTCACTTGTCCTACTCTAAAAACTTCAGGATGTCCGTACAAATATGAGGTTACATGTTCCCGCTCTGCAGCAGAACCTGCTTCCTTAAACGCTTGTTCCAGCACCTTCATGGAGAAAACTTCAACATCATATCCACGCGGATAGGTTCTCTCCATAGTGTTCGATACATAATCATATCCTGCTGAATGGGACAGAAATGCAGTGATTACCTCGTCTATTACAGCCGGGTCCACTAACGGACAGTCTGAAGTAAGGCGGACAACCGTGTCAGCTCCATAACAACAAGCAGCCTGATAATATCTCGACAGGACATCTTCCTCCGGCCCCCGGTAGTAATCCACAGACATTCGTTTACACAAATCGATGATGGGCTGTTCTGCATCCTTAGTTGTTGTAGCAATGACAATTTGATCTATGGTCCTGGATCGTCTTACTTGCTCTATCTGATATTCCAGTAGCGGTTTATTTACGACCTCTTTCATAATTTTCCCCGGCAATCGGGTCGAACCCATCCTTGCCTGTATGATGGCTACTATTCTCATAGGATCTCCTTCAACTCATTTGGAGTAATGATTTAAGACTTTATTAACAGCACGGATAACGTCATGAACATCCTGTTCTGACATCCCCTGAAACAGCGGCAGCGTAATAATTCTGTTATACAGTTGTTCCGCGTTCGGGCAAAGCCCTTGTTTGTAGCCGAGCTCTTGATAATAAGGTAAGAGGTGTACCGGGATGTAATGGACATTAACACCAATGTTCTCCTTAAGCAGTGCTTCAAAGATATTTTTCCTGCTGCCTTTTAGCTGCTCCAGGTTCAGAGCGATGATATACAGATGCCAGCTCGAGACCCCACTATTACTTTGGTATGGAATTTGAATCGTTTTGGTGTGCCGGAATGCCTCATTATACATAGCCGCATATTTCTTCCGTAAATCAACAAACTGCTCTAATTTCTTGAGCTGGCTTATGCCAAGTGCGGCCTGGATATCCGTCAACCGGTAGTTATACCCCAGGAATTGCATTTCATAGTACCAGGGGCCATGATTCTGAATCATATGATCAGGGTTACGGGTGATGCCGTGCGACCGGAATTGCAGCAGCTTCTCATAATACAGCGGGTTGTTCGTTGTGATCATTCCGCCTTCTCCCGTTGTTATATGCTTTACAGGGTGAAAGCTGAACATCGTCATATCGCCAATGGAGCCAATGCTTTTATTCTTATACTGTGCACCAAGCGCATGTGCCGCATCTTCAATCACGACTAGGTTATTTTCCCTGGCAATGGTATGGATCTCATCAAGCTCAGCCGGCTGGCCTGTAAAGTGAACTGGAATAATTGCTTTTGTGTGTTTGGTTAGCTTTTCCCTGATCCGTTTGGGATCCAGGTTATACGTTTGCGGATCGATGTCGGCGAATACCGGTGTTGCTCCTTGATATAATACACAGTTCGCTGAAGCGGCAAAGGTCATGGGAGTTGTAATAACCTCATCCCCCTCGCCAATCCCGGCAGCAAAGCATGCGCCATGTAAGGCTGCTGTTCCGCTTGTGAAGGCCACCGCATACTTCGCTCCTGTGATCCTTGCGATTTCAGCTTCAAATTGCTCAATGGCCGGACCGGTCGTTATGAAATCACTTTGTAACACCTGAACAACCGACGCAATATCTGCTTCATCGATGAATTGTCTTCCATAAGGCAAATAGTGACTGCGTACGGGAGTTCCGCCATGGATTGCTAATGTGCTGCCGCTCATGATTTGGACACGTCCTTTCGATGAAAGGTTGATTGTATCCAGTTTTCCGTCCGCTGTATCCCCTCTTCAATCGTTACCTTTGGAGTCCAGGACAGGATCTTTTCAGCTTTTTGATAATTACACAGCAGCTTTTGGATCTCACTTTGCGGATGAATATGAGGAATATGATGAATAGGCGCTTGTCCCGCTGAAATAAGCTCTGCTAATAGATTGATGGAAATATCTTTCCCTGTACCTGCATTTACAATTTCTCCATTCAACTGATCGCTGTAACCCGCTTCAACCACAAAATCAGCACAATCCTCTACAAATAACAGATCCCGTGATTGGGTGCCGTCTCCATAGATATTTAGGGGTTCGCCTTTTAATTTACTATGAATGAAGATGGCCACCACTCCGCCCTCACCGCCGGTTTTCTGATAAGGCCCATACGTATTAAACGGTCTCACGACCACAACGGGTAAACCGTAGGCGAAGAAATAGGATAACACCATATTTTCAGCAGCAATTTTTGCTCCGGCATAAGGGGAAGCGGGTTTGATAGGAGATTGCTCGTGAATTCCGCGTTCGTCGCTTGCTCTGGCGTAAACCATGCATGTACTAATAAAGACTATTTTCACATGCTGCTTTCTGCATTCTTCCAGTAAATAAAAGGTAGCAATAGTGTCGTTGTTAAACGTAGTTTCGGGATCATCGATACTGTCTTGAACATTAATGCTGGCTGCGAGGTGGTAACACAGATCAAATGTGGTATCCCGGAAAAGCTCTATTAATGATTCTCGGTCTTTCAGGTCCATAATTTTGACCATTTGCAGATGTTCATTGCCACTATACTCTTTCAAGTTATCAAGGGATGAATTTGCTAAATTATCGATTACCCAGACCTTCTGTCCATCCTTTAACAAACGTCCTACGACCCATCGGCCAATAAAGCCAGTCCCACCGGTTACGAGTATGTTCATAATAAACCTCCGCTAGATTAGATTTTGTTCAATGGTTAACTTCCGCACTTCTTCCTTAGTCAGAGGGATCTCACCTTCAGAACTATAGGTACCGGGTTTCGGTCGGCTTGCCTTCTTATAGGTTTTACCAGGGGCAAACGGAGAAGGAACAATATATACATCCGGTAATTCATAAGCACTTAATGATTCGTCATAGGTCATCAGTTCTTCATATCTTTTTTCACCGGGCTTTAAGCCGATTTCAACGATATCCACCGGTGCCGGGTCAAGCCCGTATTTCTTCGGCGTTTCTTCTGCAACAATCTCTGCCAGGTCCTTAAGCTTAATCACAGGCATTTTCAGAATAAAGGTTTCTCCGCCTTTCGATAATTGCAGGGATTGGATGGTAAGTTTCGTCGCCTGCTCCAGTGTCATCATAAATCTTGTAATGGATAGATCTGTTACGGTGATAGCCTTGCCTTCTCTGACTTGCTTAACGAATAACGGTATGACCGAACCTCTGGAGCCGAGTACATTCCCAAAGCGCACCGTACAGAACACCGTTTTTCCCCTGACCTTTGAAAATTCTGCAGAGGAAATCAGCTTCTCAGCGGATAATTTTGTGGCTCCATAATTGTTTGTCGGGGAAATGGCTTTATCTGTACTGGTAAACACTACTTTTTTTATGTTTTGCTGTTTCGCTGCTTTAATCACGTTATACGTGCCGATAATATTCGTAAGTACAGCCTCAAAAGGGTTGTATTCACAAAAAGAAACATGCTTCATTGCTGCTGTATGGAACACGTAATCCATATCCTCCATCGCACTTAACACACGGTCATAATCACGGATATCGCCAATCCAGTAGCTTAGCTTTGAATTTCGGTTCACTTCATTTTGCAGCTCGAATTGTTTATATTCATCTCTGCTAAATATCCGGATCACTTCAGGATCCTCTTGCAAGATATGCTTCACAATATTTTTTCCTATGGTGCCGGTTCCGCCAATAACCAGAACTTTTTTATTCTTGAAGAACATACCTCTCCTCCCCCTATTTATTTATTCAGGATTTACACGGGTCAAATTGCTGATCAAAGCTGTAAGCGCATTGCCGGAATGTTCTATTGTATAGGATTGTTGTAAAAACTTACTCTTCACGTCTTCGTAATTGAATCTCTCTGTTTCGCTGGAAAAATATAATGAGATCGTTTGTATTAAATCTGCCGGATCGTTCTGGATATAATGATCCAGGGTATTATAATAATTGTATTCACGGTTCGCCTGAATGAAATGATAGACAAAAACCGGCTTATTCATTAACAAGCCTTCCAGAGCCAAAGTGGATAGTGAAGATATGACGCCATCGGAATTCACAATTAGATCACGTATATCAGTTTTTCTATCTTTGATCACATGTACAGAGTTCGTTTTGCTTTCCAAATTCGTATAGAGTGAAATCAGTTTTTTGGAAAGCTCCCAGGGATGAGGTTTAATGATTAATTGGAATTTCCCGCCCGCAACCAGCTCCGTGATTAGCGCAGCTATCTTTTCTGCATCTAATTTTGGCCCCGTAGCCAGCAGTAACGTAGTTTTATTGGGATCAAGCTCATATTCCTCATAAAATGAATCATTGGACAGCCGTTCAGAAGTGAAAATTTCATCATACCGGGGGTGGCCGGTCACAGCGATGCGGTTTTCCTCCAGACCTCTTGCCATGAACCATCTTTTCTCATATTCGCCATAGACCCCCACATGACTGGAGAAAACAGGGAT encodes:
- a CDS encoding FprA family A-type flavoprotein, producing MNNTEIKIAKDTYWVGKIDNREVPFHRLVLSKGTTYNSYLLKTGKPTVIDTVDMEFGREYADRMEELIDPLDISFIVINHTEPDHSGGLAALASRAANATIVCTEIAVPELQEMYKLHARNFLVVKDGDTLDIGGKTLLFKETPYLHTAETMITYCVEDKILFPCDIFSTHVAVGKLFSDEAGFDITEDFKGYYNAIIHPHRRYVRTLIEAVKDLEIEMIAPSHGFIIREDVRKYIDLYAELSRETTQGKKAAIVYTTLKNNTKKMAGILQNTLQANGIETAVWDADKSGMTEILDSIAAADAVFIGSSTRYADMIGNLEPLLKELQQMNLEGKLAAAFGSYGWSGEAIEVIQDYLNGTNMTVQSTSDVIKSTGMTHVEFPIRVRFSPKDAEKTQQIKNAADFVSDLLLSSF
- a CDS encoding TetR/AcrR family transcriptional regulator yields the protein MNPKLTLRDKKKEATTFALAEAAFELALVRGMDGFIVDDIVQQAGVSRRTFANYFSCKEEAVAAYFMSSASKEDQNMLLAGLPPDATPLDALYCLLKLQFTSAFLHKLRQFVSLANQYPTLEPYLLSVFHRLQIAAQEVLEQFTRGRYTDGYTHLLAGAVYGAFIPIMDGRLNVLLPGEAQDERSSAISFDHYLNSMFGYLRKGF
- a CDS encoding MMPL family transporter, giving the protein MSTFLYRLGKSAYSKPWYFLTAWIIVLGVVGALLGVNGIQSSSEMKIEGTESQKVLDMLADELPAAAGGQASVAFTTPDGERLDTPERVALLQKAINEVYSMDYIINPAKLAAEAAAAAGQAAGADPSAAAGQTAAADPSAAAGQAAGADPSAAAGQAAAADPSAAAGQAAAAPYGPLLADGVPVPGVMLSADGSIALFQFQFTVQQTSLPSDVPDNVIKAVTEVEQAGSGITAIPSDSLKSTPSIGSTEAVGVVVAAVVLFITLGSVVAAGLPLITALLGVAISVGGAFALSSVIQMNDITPILAVMIGLAVGIDYSLFIVNRQRRLILDENLSAREAASRAVGTAGSAVFFAGLTVIIALCGMLVIGIGFLSTMALVAAVTVLITVLLSLTLLPALLGLVGERICSAKARTKKSASGHKSNHGFSHRWANFTVKYRWIIIVLVVLVLGTAAIPVTKMELGIPSGASANLDTPARQSYDIISKGFGEGFNGPLLLVAQPNNPSDKISMQTMGKLVQELQMHDNVTLVSPMGVNATGDIAIISLIPKTGPTDTETRDLVQELRDPAYSLASENNITLGVTGFTAINIDMSSKLSDAFPVYIGIIVILSLIILLLVFRSVIVPVKATVGFILSILATFGVTTAVYQWGWLHSLFGFDTGGPLLSFMPILVTGILYGLAMDYQVFLVSSMREAYVHGRHGNESVVHGYDLASRVVLAAGIIMVSVFAGFIFAPDAMIKQIGFALAFGILIDAFIIRMTLVPAVMAVFGDKAWWLPKGLDRLLPNLDVEGDKLIAKLHAESGDKK
- the pseI gene encoding pseudaminic acid synthase, with amino-acid sequence MKEIIIGNKLIGNGHPPFIIAEMSGNHNQSLDRALDIVKAAAKAGAHAFKIQTYTPETMTLNIQDGDFRIESGGLWKGKSLFELYKEAYTPWEWHQPIFEYCKKLGMIPFSTPFDETSLEFLETLDVACYKIASFENNDIPLLRKVASKGKPMIISTGMASLGEIENVVKTITDAGCDDYILLKCTSSYPASPEKSNLNTIPYLRDVFHCQVGLSDHTLGIGAAVASVALGSTVIEKHFTLNREEGGVDAAFSLEPEEFAALVKETDTAWKSLGEVAIGPTKEEEHSLQFRRSIYVSKDIKAGEVLTGENISVIRPGFGLDPKYYDLLIGKQMKRELKMGTPLSWDLLM
- the pseH gene encoding UDP-4-amino-4,6-dideoxy-N-acetyl-beta-L-altrosamine N-acetyltransferase, which translates into the protein MTSINDYSLRNLGRNEIELVWEWRNADHIRPFMNHDDLIPLEEHYRWLEAVEKDAGRLVKLCFYQEKPVGFVNFSHIDPKNNTCEWGFYIGDQTCPRASGKVMGILALDYIFKERKMRKVCAQILDFNGKSLSYHHKLGFTEEGRLLKQLLKNNQYIDVVLMGLFKEQWEKHSEFLKEHMLSK
- the pseG gene encoding UDP-2,4-diacetamido-2,4,6-trideoxy-beta-L-altropyranose hydrolase; protein product: MNIIFRVDSSYEMGTGHVMRCLTLAHELKNRKARVSFICRDLPGNLASYIKEQGYPVLLLPFRSERADTSWLRVDFKTDAMETLQMLIASSPVDCLIIDHYGIDQRWEKLIEANVAKMVVIDDLADRPHQCSLLLDQNRSSAGDRYHGLVPEGCVKLVGTSYAILRPEFRSVKQQLAERDESINRILVFFGGTDPTHETLKTLQVLNKRQYSNLLLDVVVGEMNTDKDVIEHMCNPMPNAFFHCQIDYMAELMRKADFAIGAGGSSTWERCYLGLPSLSIVTADNQREITKLVHDQGATCCLGDSAEVTAKEIMNGINTMLTSPSLVKEMSEQALRLMGEDKFNEVIDRIMGGDHDIH
- a CDS encoding cytidylyltransferase domain-containing protein, encoding MRIVAIIQARMGSTRLPGKIMKEVVNKPLLEYQIEQVRRSRTIDQIVIATTTKDAEQPIIDLCKRMSVDYYRGPEEDVLSRYYQAACCYGADTVVRLTSDCPLVDPAVIDEVITAFLSHSAGYDYVSNTMERTYPRGYDVEVFSMKVLEQAFKEAGSAAEREHVTSYLYGHPEVFRVGQVKQTPDLSAYRLTVDTEEDFELIARLITALCGKRRDGFTLDEVITLLQENPDWVWINAHIEQKKADGNRRA
- the pseC gene encoding UDP-4-amino-4,6-dideoxy-N-acetyl-beta-L-altrosamine transaminase, yielding MSGSTLAIHGGTPVRSHYLPYGRQFIDEADIASVVQVLQSDFITTGPAIEQFEAEIARITGAKYAVAFTSGTAALHGACFAAGIGEGDEVITTPMTFAASANCVLYQGATPVFADIDPQTYNLDPKRIREKLTKHTKAIIPVHFTGQPAELDEIHTIARENNLVVIEDAAHALGAQYKNKSIGSIGDMTMFSFHPVKHITTGEGGMITTNNPLYYEKLLQFRSHGITRNPDHMIQNHGPWYYEMQFLGYNYRLTDIQAALGISQLKKLEQFVDLRKKYAAMYNEAFRHTKTIQIPYQSNSGVSSWHLYIIALNLEQLKGSRKNIFEALLKENIGVNVHYIPVHLLPYYQELGYKQGLCPNAEQLYNRIITLPLFQGMSEQDVHDVIRAVNKVLNHYSK